In Bacillota bacterium, a single genomic region encodes these proteins:
- a CDS encoding spore coat protein, translated as MQHELTDRDRLTDMLLLTKAVAGSYHSAAMEAATPRIRSSMIALHGEELKSAERLFTAMEERGWYRPEPAGPST; from the coding sequence ATGCAGCACGAGCTGACAGATCGTGACCGCCTAACAGACATGCTTCTTCTTACCAAAGCTGTGGCCGGAAGTTACCACAGCGCCGCCATGGAAGCAGCCACACCTAGAATCCGAAGCAGTATGATCGCCCTGCACGGCGAAGAACTAAAAAGTGCTGAGCGGCTGTTTACCGCCATGGAAGAGCGCGGCTGGTATCGTCCGGAACCGGCCGGCCCCAGTACCTAA